One region of Sulfitobacter sp. BSw21498 genomic DNA includes:
- a CDS encoding TrbI/VirB10 family protein — MSDTGDAELEKRLAALEMGGNRGSSPKARRSPLLALIVVALVGAGGAVLYVVSGPDAETALPTATPDVFQNEGDGFGAIEAIPPPPAPETQIVVAPTAPNEPNAELLAQLAALQAQIEELRNAPEPVVEEDTAAAGAIDGLTAQIAALQTASQTAQQLFQDELAARDRELEQIRMDLELAQLEANRPVPAPVPIGPSEEDLLAREAERLRREEEARRMADLERRAAEERAFQERRTASPTIAFGGTSGANEIPLAERTFGEVTDFVLNGALPTSVTQAQVIANPSNTIIQGTMIQAVMETALDSSLPGQTRAVVSEDVFSFDGSRLLIPRGSRLIGRYRSGLDIAKQRVTIAWDRIILPDNQTVQISSFGGDELGRSGVTGFVDTRFAERFGSAALISLISAAPSAAAASVEDEAAAGVLEDVGDDLADATDTVISDYLSIGPVIYVDQGARVTVMVDRDLEIF, encoded by the coding sequence ATGAGCGATACGGGAGACGCAGAGCTCGAGAAACGCCTCGCCGCACTAGAAATGGGCGGAAATCGAGGGAGTTCACCTAAGGCAAGACGCTCGCCCCTTCTTGCCCTCATCGTCGTCGCACTCGTTGGTGCAGGTGGCGCCGTTCTCTACGTGGTCTCCGGACCAGATGCGGAAACGGCTCTGCCAACAGCCACACCTGATGTGTTTCAAAATGAGGGTGACGGCTTCGGTGCAATCGAAGCCATACCTCCGCCCCCTGCCCCGGAAACCCAAATTGTCGTAGCCCCGACAGCGCCCAATGAGCCCAACGCAGAGCTCCTCGCGCAACTGGCTGCCCTTCAGGCCCAGATCGAGGAATTGCGCAACGCCCCGGAACCCGTCGTCGAAGAAGACACGGCGGCTGCGGGCGCCATTGATGGGCTAACAGCTCAGATCGCGGCCTTGCAAACTGCGTCCCAAACAGCTCAACAGCTGTTTCAGGACGAACTGGCGGCGCGCGATCGCGAGCTGGAACAAATCCGAATGGACTTGGAGTTGGCCCAACTTGAGGCCAATCGGCCAGTGCCTGCACCGGTTCCTATCGGGCCGTCCGAAGAAGACCTCCTTGCGCGCGAGGCAGAACGGTTGCGCCGCGAAGAGGAAGCCCGCCGCATGGCTGATCTTGAGCGCCGCGCAGCAGAAGAACGCGCGTTTCAGGAGCGCCGCACTGCATCCCCTACAATTGCATTTGGCGGAACATCAGGAGCGAATGAAATCCCGCTTGCAGAGCGCACATTCGGCGAAGTGACGGATTTTGTCCTGAACGGCGCGCTGCCGACCTCCGTCACCCAAGCACAGGTGATCGCCAATCCTTCCAACACCATCATTCAAGGCACTATGATTCAGGCTGTCATGGAAACCGCACTCGACAGCTCCCTGCCCGGACAAACCCGTGCAGTCGTTTCTGAGGACGTCTTCAGCTTTGATGGATCGCGCCTTCTTATCCCACGCGGGTCGCGGCTGATCGGGCGCTATCGCTCGGGGCTAGATATTGCAAAGCAGCGCGTCACCATCGCTTGGGACCGGATCATCCTACCAGACAATCAGACCGTCCAGATCAGTTCCTTTGGCGGCGACGAATTGGGACGCTCCGGCGTGACCGGCTTCGTGGACACGCGCTTTGCGGAACGCTTTGGATCTGCAGCTCTGATTTCGCTCATCTCGGCGGCCCCAAGTGCAGCAGCCGCCTCGGTCGAAGACGAAGCCGCCGCTGGTGTTCTGGAAGATGTAGGTGACGACCTCGCCGACGCGACTGACACCGTGATCAGCGACTATCTCTCCATCGGTCCCGTCATCTACGTCGACCAAGGCGCCCGCGTCACCGTCATGGTCGACCGCGATCTGGAGATATTTTGA
- a CDS encoding lytic transglycosylase domain-containing protein, with the protein MPTVDNGLTARDIVETGDREVDLATQADKLSVRELIAEIEREQLETLARILNAQSSFGGQGLPAMVSGLESGSGDPARSVEAVYGSGEVDPNPAGTQMFGDAAQNIEQLIIRVAQETSGFAGVGRAGLSPVQWRALLQALIWQESRFTIGARSPVGAFGLTQIMPGTASDLGINPAYYDSPYLQVHGGARYLATQLNTFDGNIINALAAYNAGPGRVFEYSGVPPFVETQHYVTVIPERYNLYLSRIGGIEALGTIDPSLLANANLSITGHGAAFYGNNSPAAIRQAALRIRDIVERISTTEDVQESVALNTYARAELVRLVAARIRLQAARTRALSAVELAQASARMAERNFMDFTIEEMD; encoded by the coding sequence GTGCCAACGGTCGACAACGGTCTGACCGCGCGCGACATTGTGGAAACCGGTGATCGTGAAGTCGATCTTGCGACTCAAGCTGACAAGCTATCCGTGCGCGAACTCATCGCCGAGATCGAGCGCGAACAACTGGAAACGCTGGCGCGTATCCTCAATGCCCAATCGAGCTTTGGAGGCCAAGGCCTGCCCGCAATGGTGTCGGGTTTGGAATCTGGCAGTGGAGATCCTGCCCGATCGGTGGAGGCAGTCTATGGCTCAGGCGAGGTTGATCCCAATCCCGCGGGGACGCAGATGTTTGGCGATGCGGCCCAGAATATCGAACAACTTATTATCCGCGTCGCTCAAGAAACCAGCGGCTTTGCGGGCGTAGGGCGCGCCGGACTCTCTCCCGTCCAATGGCGCGCCCTTCTACAGGCCCTGATCTGGCAGGAAAGCCGTTTTACCATCGGTGCGCGTTCTCCCGTTGGCGCATTTGGCCTGACCCAAATCATGCCGGGCACCGCGAGCGACCTCGGTATCAATCCTGCCTACTATGACAGCCCTTACCTGCAGGTGCATGGCGGTGCGCGGTACTTGGCCACGCAACTCAACACCTTTGACGGCAACATCATCAACGCGCTTGCCGCCTATAACGCTGGTCCTGGAAGGGTCTTTGAGTACAGCGGCGTGCCTCCGTTCGTTGAGACCCAGCACTACGTCACCGTCATCCCAGAACGCTACAATCTTTATCTCAGCCGGATCGGCGGTATCGAAGCCCTGGGAACAATCGATCCATCTCTTCTGGCCAATGCCAATCTCTCGATCACAGGGCATGGCGCTGCTTTCTACGGAAACAATTCCCCTGCTGCTATCAGACAGGCCGCCCTGCGGATCCGTGACATCGTGGAGCGCATTTCGACGACCGAGGATGTGCAGGAGAGTGTCGCGCTCAACACTTATGCCCGCGCTGAACTCGTGCGCCTCGTCGCGGCTCGCATTCGCCTGCAAGCAGCAAGAACACGGGCCTTGAGCGCGGTTGAATTGGCCCAAGCCTCCGCCCGCATGGCCGAAAGGAATTTCATGGATTTCACAATCGAGGAGATGGACTGA
- a CDS encoding virB8 family protein — MVSEQDIIEEELVYGALRRERLWQRLGLIGLIFGILGCLSAAAVSILDIDPPPVVVPYDPSTGFALPEASVGATTVTENQAIIEAEVFRYISDREVYNQLDNDVRVRSVLRRSDGAAEASLRQIWNSANADYPPTLYGTSGRLDVEVLSINRIGTNRATVRLRKRLNSINGVQTGLFTATLLFEFRPEASRSIDQVWSNPFGFTVLEYSIRSDRLEN; from the coding sequence GTGGTGAGTGAACAAGACATTATTGAAGAAGAGCTGGTATACGGTGCCCTGCGGCGCGAACGTCTTTGGCAGCGGCTTGGCTTGATTGGCCTCATCTTTGGTATTCTGGGGTGTCTGAGTGCTGCGGCTGTCTCGATCCTCGATATTGATCCGCCGCCCGTCGTTGTCCCTTACGATCCATCGACTGGCTTTGCACTGCCAGAAGCCTCAGTCGGAGCAACGACCGTCACAGAGAACCAAGCCATCATTGAGGCGGAAGTGTTCCGCTACATCAGTGATCGCGAGGTCTACAACCAACTCGACAACGATGTCCGGGTCCGTAGTGTGCTGCGTCGCTCGGACGGTGCCGCCGAAGCCTCTCTGCGCCAAATCTGGAATAGCGCCAATGCGGACTACCCGCCCACGCTTTATGGCACGAGCGGTCGGTTGGATGTCGAAGTCCTCAGCATCAACCGGATCGGCACCAATCGCGCCACAGTCCGCCTGCGCAAACGCCTCAACTCCATCAATGGCGTTCAGACCGGCCTCTTCACTGCCACGCTTTTGTTTGAGTTCCGCCCTGAGGCCAGCCGCTCCATTGATCAGGTTTGGTCTAATCCCTTTGGCTTCACCGTACTGGAATATTCCATCCGCTCCGACAGATTGGAGAACTAG
- a CDS encoding TrbC/VirB2 family protein, protein MRHLSSLFIASLALFLLVAEPALAQSIDLSPIQSLLQGIVDALTGPLGVVIATLAVLGVFLSWFFNIIDLRQALWVLVGIAGVAAAPTIVAAVFAGG, encoded by the coding sequence ATGAGACATCTATCTTCATTATTCATCGCATCATTGGCGCTGTTTCTATTGGTCGCAGAGCCAGCCCTTGCGCAAAGCATCGATCTCTCTCCGATCCAAAGCTTGTTGCAGGGCATCGTCGATGCGCTGACAGGTCCACTCGGCGTGGTCATCGCTACACTCGCCGTGCTTGGCGTCTTTCTCAGCTGGTTCTTCAACATCATCGATCTGCGCCAAGCACTCTGGGTACTCGTCGGCATCGCCGGTGTTGCGGCTGCCCCCACAATCGTCGCCGCAGTCTTTGCTGGTGGCTGA
- a CDS encoding type IV secretion system protein: protein MHRSKWLLRTALAGTLALGLHATSPTSVFAQGVPVVDTQNIAQNIQQLRQMIEDEILQNEQLVQLREQLATLTDQLAELQRTYEALTRLAELPEIIRTQMEDELNGLLDQEFGDIIATIEAIKNGDFSGLSGSGAGEIETQMDRVLADLGFDDDTLSEMASSGNASANRIATQATTGALVSAAAQNSYGDAGQSLERVDRLVGLIDDMDELKESVDLNTRVTAELAIALVAMWQLEAIQTVGDGTGGVIDAATIAEEQRFMDFTLPDLSAD, encoded by the coding sequence ATGCATCGATCCAAATGGCTTTTGAGGACTGCCTTGGCTGGGACGCTCGCTCTCGGACTCCACGCGACGTCACCTACCTCGGTCTTCGCGCAAGGCGTTCCTGTGGTCGACACCCAAAACATCGCCCAAAATATCCAGCAGCTCCGACAGATGATCGAAGACGAGATCCTGCAAAACGAGCAGTTGGTGCAGCTCCGCGAACAGCTTGCGACACTCACCGACCAACTTGCGGAACTGCAACGCACCTATGAGGCCCTGACCCGTCTTGCCGAACTGCCGGAAATAATCCGCACTCAAATGGAGGACGAGCTTAACGGTCTCCTCGACCAAGAGTTCGGCGATATCATCGCGACCATCGAGGCCATTAAGAATGGGGACTTCTCGGGCCTGTCCGGGTCGGGTGCAGGCGAGATCGAAACCCAGATGGACCGCGTCTTGGCTGATCTTGGATTTGACGACGACACGCTTTCGGAAATGGCCAGCAGCGGGAACGCAAGTGCCAATCGGATTGCGACCCAAGCCACAACTGGTGCGCTGGTCTCGGCCGCTGCGCAAAACAGCTACGGCGATGCAGGCCAATCACTTGAGCGCGTCGATCGGCTGGTCGGCCTGATCGATGACATGGATGAGTTGAAGGAAAGCGTCGATCTCAACACGCGTGTGACGGCAGAACTTGCGATTGCGCTTGTTGCCATGTGGCAGCTTGAAGCCATTCAAACCGTCGGTGACGGCACCGGTGGTGTGATCGATGCCGCAACCATCGCCGAAGAGCAGCGGTTCATGGATTTCACCTTGCCTGATCTCAGTGCTGATTAA
- a CDS encoding TrbG/VirB9 family P-type conjugative transfer protein, whose protein sequence is MMPGLAIAEAIPRGGPNDSRVRLATYQEAQVYRLSVSLTHVTTVEFGEGESIRSIIAGDTEGFEIDGVPGGQAFAIKPVARGVHTNVTVYTNRRSYYFNVEETQSPTFYVVQFRYPDDDARPARAIAQQAPNYNYGASTQSEFTPTRVWDDGTFTYFAFARNAPVPAIFRYSSGRERTVNTQAVEDGVIRVSGVNTQWVLRLGEEVVCIQATPPAGASS, encoded by the coding sequence ATGATGCCGGGTTTAGCCATTGCTGAAGCCATTCCGCGTGGCGGACCCAATGACAGCCGCGTCCGGCTTGCAACCTATCAAGAAGCGCAGGTCTATCGTCTCAGTGTGTCTCTGACACATGTGACCACTGTGGAATTTGGTGAGGGGGAAAGCATCCGCTCCATCATTGCAGGCGACACAGAAGGCTTTGAAATCGACGGCGTTCCGGGGGGACAGGCCTTCGCGATCAAGCCCGTCGCGCGGGGCGTCCATACCAATGTGACGGTCTATACCAATCGCCGTAGCTATTACTTCAACGTCGAAGAGACCCAAAGTCCCACCTTCTATGTCGTGCAGTTCCGCTATCCTGATGATGACGCGAGACCGGCCCGCGCCATCGCCCAACAAGCGCCCAACTATAATTATGGGGCTAGCACTCAATCCGAGTTCACTCCGACACGCGTCTGGGATGACGGGACGTTTACGTATTTCGCATTTGCCCGAAATGCGCCTGTGCCAGCCATCTTCCGATATTCCAGTGGCCGAGAGCGCACGGTAAACACGCAGGCCGTCGAGGACGGTGTAATCCGCGTCTCAGGCGTGAACACGCAGTGGGTGCTGCGTCTCGGGGAGGAGGTGGTTTGCATTCAAGCAACCCCACCAGCAGGGGCGTCATCATGA
- a CDS encoding type IV secretion system protein B4, whose translation MPRDETNDEAVDTRTLTPTWYARETRLAHMLPYVSLVDDQTVRTRVNELFQCIRLDGVNSYTTDDAYLDKVTALFARLVAQLGPEFSYYVHKVSKAIAPELEPVRAGSFAGEVDRQWREKLATSGLRDKTLTLTVMHRPPSKSFLPFLNRSAPERFKEETQKRLRRLNEAVNVFASGLADLKPRVLSAKSGELVGFLGALNTGQELPLFPASTYGFLSFNVANTRVTFREDHFELSDGVVGHRYGKSFTIGEYSEATSCTMFDMLNLPVDMIVTHSFTPINSNLMAGRIKRQKRQMQASQDAALSLMEALDIAADDLEAKRQSFGEHHMVVTIFCDTLDELQTLSAEIVNAAAAEGVKMIGERVAAKAHYLSQHPGNQPKRVRASAITNRNFADFAAFHRTQLGKDASEVPWGKVITMLPTPEQSAYRFSYHEQGSPDKEPTSGHTLIMGRPGSGKSVLSAFLMTQARRAGARIFVFDYRLGMEMAVRANGGSYAALKAGQATGLNPLWTEVDDRGTAWLSDWLATLLYRADKPLTPVQMNRIQEVVRQNANATDPALRNWKDFASLFVSTDDGGDLHQRLLEWTSDGRYGWIFGQSLEDTFSLEGDVVGFDLTGILDSESEKERMAVLSYLFRRVEREIEDRHPTIIIIDEAWKALDNAYFAERLSNWLVTARKQNTVAVMMTQYASQLERTRTGKTIVEAVPTQILLPNIRAHASDYAMLNLFEKELDVLLNTGSNSRLALIRDDQGSIVVDADLRALGPNLTILGGMEKGEALVGADYRDRPDFWRLL comes from the coding sequence ATGCCCCGTGATGAAACTAACGACGAAGCCGTCGATACCCGCACTTTGACGCCGACCTGGTACGCCCGGGAAACCCGCCTCGCGCATATGCTGCCCTATGTCAGTCTGGTCGATGACCAGACTGTGCGGACGCGGGTGAACGAGCTGTTCCAGTGTATCCGGCTGGACGGTGTCAACAGCTACACGACCGATGATGCGTATCTCGACAAGGTCACAGCACTCTTTGCCCGTCTCGTCGCCCAGCTAGGTCCAGAATTCAGCTATTACGTGCATAAGGTCTCAAAAGCGATCGCGCCGGAGCTTGAACCCGTGCGCGCCGGGAGTTTTGCAGGCGAAGTGGATCGCCAGTGGCGCGAGAAGCTGGCGACCAGCGGGCTGCGCGACAAAACACTGACACTCACAGTCATGCACCGTCCGCCGTCCAAGAGTTTTCTTCCGTTCCTCAATCGCAGCGCACCTGAGCGCTTCAAAGAAGAAACACAAAAACGCCTTCGACGGCTGAACGAGGCCGTGAATGTCTTTGCCTCGGGGCTGGCCGATCTCAAACCGCGCGTGCTGTCGGCGAAGTCTGGTGAACTGGTTGGGTTCCTCGGGGCGCTCAATACCGGTCAGGAACTGCCGCTCTTTCCTGCCAGTACCTACGGTTTCCTGTCCTTCAATGTTGCCAACACCCGCGTGACCTTCCGGGAAGATCATTTTGAACTTTCCGACGGCGTGGTTGGCCATCGCTATGGCAAGAGCTTCACCATCGGCGAATACTCCGAGGCAACCTCCTGCACCATGTTCGACATGCTCAACCTGCCTGTCGACATGATAGTCACCCATTCGTTCACGCCAATCAATTCCAACCTCATGGCCGGGCGGATCAAGCGACAGAAACGACAGATGCAGGCGTCACAGGACGCGGCCCTGTCGCTGATGGAAGCGCTGGATATCGCCGCGGATGATCTCGAGGCGAAACGCCAGAGCTTTGGTGAACACCATATGGTCGTGACGATCTTCTGCGACACGCTTGATGAACTGCAGACGTTGAGCGCTGAAATCGTCAACGCCGCCGCAGCTGAAGGCGTGAAGATGATCGGCGAGCGGGTTGCAGCGAAAGCGCATTATCTCAGCCAACATCCCGGCAACCAACCCAAGCGCGTGCGCGCCAGTGCCATCACCAATCGCAACTTTGCAGATTTCGCGGCGTTTCATCGAACGCAACTTGGCAAGGACGCCAGTGAGGTGCCTTGGGGCAAAGTGATCACCATGCTGCCGACGCCGGAGCAAAGTGCCTATCGGTTTTCGTATCACGAGCAAGGCAGCCCAGACAAAGAACCTACCAGCGGTCACACCCTGATCATGGGGCGGCCCGGCTCAGGTAAATCCGTCCTCTCCGCATTTCTTATGACCCAAGCCCGTCGAGCAGGCGCGCGGATCTTCGTCTTTGATTACCGACTTGGTATGGAGATGGCGGTCCGCGCTAATGGGGGCAGCTATGCTGCGTTGAAGGCTGGACAAGCCACCGGCCTCAACCCGCTTTGGACCGAGGTGGACGATCGCGGCACGGCTTGGTTGTCGGACTGGCTGGCCACCCTGCTCTACCGCGCGGACAAGCCGCTGACGCCTGTCCAAATGAACCGCATCCAAGAGGTCGTGCGCCAGAACGCAAACGCTACGGATCCAGCTTTGCGTAATTGGAAAGACTTTGCCTCGCTCTTTGTCTCCACCGATGATGGCGGCGATTTGCACCAACGCCTGCTCGAGTGGACCAGCGATGGTCGCTATGGCTGGATATTTGGCCAATCCTTGGAAGACACGTTCTCTCTCGAAGGCGACGTCGTTGGCTTTGATCTGACTGGCATTCTGGATTCTGAGTCCGAGAAAGAACGCATGGCCGTTCTGAGCTACCTGTTCCGCCGCGTCGAACGTGAGATTGAAGACCGCCACCCCACTATCATCATCATCGATGAGGCCTGGAAAGCCCTCGACAACGCCTACTTTGCCGAACGCCTGTCCAACTGGCTGGTGACGGCGCGCAAGCAAAACACCGTAGCTGTGATGATGACGCAATATGCAAGCCAGCTGGAACGCACGCGCACCGGCAAGACCATCGTTGAAGCGGTGCCAACGCAAATTCTTCTACCCAACATCCGCGCCCATGCGTCCGACTACGCCATGCTGAACCTCTTCGAGAAAGAACTCGACGTGTTGCTGAACACAGGCAGCAATTCACGACTGGCGCTTATTCGCGACGACCAAGGTTCCATTGTTGTCGATGCAGATCTCAGGGCTTTAGGCCCCAACCTCACCATCCTTGGCGGCATGGAAAAAGGCGAAGCCCTTGTTGGTGCTGACTACCGCGACCGTCCTGATTTCTGGAGACTGCTATGA
- a CDS encoding helix-turn-helix domain-containing protein, with translation MALDPYSGNYQPKTIVYHTNVEYIAWLNTLHPGSAFGMKLRIQLGLNIQEARRSKGFSQETLAHRADIDRGYIGKIENAKHAASIDMVEAIAEALDIEAQELLKPRI, from the coding sequence ATGGCGCTGGACCCCTATTCGGGAAATTACCAGCCGAAGACAATAGTCTACCATACGAATGTAGAATATATTGCGTGGTTAAATACTCTACATCCGGGCTCTGCCTTTGGCATGAAGCTACGGATACAACTTGGTCTAAATATTCAGGAGGCGCGCCGATCCAAGGGGTTCAGCCAAGAAACCCTTGCACATCGCGCAGACATTGATCGCGGCTATATTGGCAAGATCGAGAACGCAAAGCATGCCGCGTCGATCGATATGGTCGAAGCGATTGCGGAGGCATTGGATATTGAGGCGCAAGAACTTCTTAAGCCTAGAATTTGA
- a CDS encoding lytic transglycosylase domain-containing protein, which yields MVLVMESDGSLTATQSQNSFARNYNDGVGQGSAADALAIFDEPDVVPTTEEIRIAAIAPRAPLPRADVLSAIEATALRYGSHTGLRSAGLSVSDWLALFRANIEIESAYRQSAVSSAGAIGLGQLMPATARDLGVDPRDPLQNLDGSASYLAMMLQQFRDPRLALAAYNAGPDAVRQYGGIPPYRETQNHVARVMAVVARLEGTNP from the coding sequence ATGGTTCTGGTCATGGAGAGCGACGGCTCACTGACCGCCACGCAATCCCAAAACAGCTTTGCACGGAATTACAACGACGGCGTAGGCCAAGGCTCGGCGGCCGATGCGCTGGCTATATTTGATGAACCTGATGTTGTCCCAACAACAGAAGAAATCCGCATAGCCGCCATCGCGCCGCGTGCTCCCCTGCCCCGTGCGGACGTTCTTTCAGCGATTGAGGCCACAGCGCTACGTTATGGCAGCCATACCGGTTTGCGCAGCGCGGGACTTTCGGTTTCAGATTGGCTCGCCCTCTTCCGCGCAAACATCGAGATTGAAAGCGCTTACCGTCAGAGTGCCGTTTCCAGTGCTGGTGCCATTGGCCTTGGACAGCTGATGCCTGCGACCGCCCGCGATCTTGGTGTCGATCCCCGCGACCCTTTGCAGAACCTTGACGGTTCAGCCAGCTACCTTGCGATGATGCTCCAGCAATTCCGCGATCCGCGTCTTGCATTGGCAGCCTACAACGCCGGCCCCGACGCCGTGCGCCAATATGGCGGCATCCCCCCCTACCGAGAAACCCAAAATCATGTGGCCCGCGTCATGGCGGTGGTCGCTCGACTGGAAGGAACAAACCCATGA
- a CDS encoding PaaI family thioesterase encodes MSDTKDAERFAMIASVWNSRAKGLIAEMDLKIERADRQGVEIRMPFNPDFCLDEEGTMLHGGVLTALLDSAFGLANFLAIDDVQTMATLDLRVDYLRPASSRADVIVFADCYRQTRHIAFGTGKIWFDTADCEEVARGSATFALTRGKGSLLDKMNTGGPGG; translated from the coding sequence GCGTCTGGAATTCGAGGGCCAAGGGCCTGATCGCCGAGATGGACTTAAAGATCGAACGCGCCGACCGGCAAGGCGTTGAAATACGGATGCCATTCAACCCAGATTTCTGTTTGGATGAAGAAGGCACAATGTTGCACGGCGGTGTCCTGACAGCACTCCTGGACAGCGCCTTTGGGCTAGCCAACTTTCTGGCGATCGACGACGTCCAGACAATGGCAACCCTCGATCTGCGTGTCGACTATCTGCGCCCGGCAAGTTCGCGTGCCGACGTCATTGTGTTTGCCGATTGCTATCGGCAGACCCGACACATCGCATTCGGAACCGGAAAAATCTGGTTTGACACCGCTGATTGCGAAGAGGTCGCCCGAGGATCGGCAACCTTTGCCCTGACACGCGGAAAGGGCAGTTTGTTGGATAAAATGAATACAGGAGGCCCAGGCGGATGA
- a CDS encoding PaaI family thioesterase, with amino-acid sequence MKLSDIQARCDRVPFFRHLGFSVTEANDTHFVARMPFEQRHIGNPVLDTYHGGIIASFMEAIASLTVLDDLESPPSKPINLTVDYLRPGLPGTLNTRATVSRKGRRMASVETIAWLEDEGKPVAKGLFHFLLV; translated from the coding sequence ATGAAGCTCAGCGACATACAGGCGCGATGTGATCGTGTGCCGTTCTTCCGTCACTTGGGTTTTTCAGTAACTGAAGCCAACGACACGCATTTTGTGGCACGTATGCCATTCGAACAGCGACACATAGGCAACCCCGTACTTGATACATATCATGGCGGGATAATTGCAAGTTTTATGGAAGCAATTGCCTCGTTGACCGTGTTGGATGATCTAGAATCACCTCCATCGAAACCGATCAATCTGACCGTTGACTATCTTCGACCCGGGCTGCCGGGCACGTTGAACACACGCGCCACGGTCTCGCGTAAAGGTCGGCGAATGGCAAGCGTCGAAACCATTGCCTGGCTCGAAGATGAGGGAAAGCCAGTCGCAAAGGGCCTATTCCACTTTCTGTTGGTCTGA
- a CDS encoding type IV secretion system protein VirB3, whose amino-acid sequence MAERSPLFLGLVRPPKLLGLPIMYAMVWLFGSVLLFVWVQYIVILGVAIVLYPVLWKAADWDPRFIDVMMTALQETPPTRNRQIHGGDSYAP is encoded by the coding sequence GTGGCTGAGCGCTCACCACTCTTCCTCGGCCTTGTGCGCCCGCCGAAGCTACTGGGCCTGCCCATCATGTATGCGATGGTCTGGCTCTTTGGCTCGGTGCTGCTGTTCGTATGGGTCCAGTACATCGTGATCCTTGGGGTTGCGATCGTGCTCTATCCCGTCCTTTGGAAAGCGGCCGATTGGGATCCCCGCTTTATCGACGTGATGATGACAGCGCTGCAGGAAACACCGCCCACCCGAAACCGGCAAATTCATGGTGGGGACAGTTATGCCCCGTGA
- a CDS encoding ATPase, T2SS/T4P/T4SS family has translation MSLSYLQTSLDKLDAASRDDVIEICINPDGTCWGEFQGDHFMRLLDQRLSETVVKDLGNQIASSANTTMSKDRPIVSVSIAYKDRPIRAQVITPPAVMSAMSISLRFFSSLSLDKIELSFLFGKERKLEELRQEKTQQLRAVVVSGVIDDALAFCVENRLNMIVSGGTSTGKTVAARKILSHVGAEERIITIEEAAELLPAQPNVVTLIANRDAEFQTADVLLTATLRMRPDRIILGEVRGKEAMTFLEAINTGHGGSMTTLHAETPQLAVQRLAIAALKTEIPMTYADMVRYIENSIDVIIQTGRHNGARGITEFYLPSMEQIGASA, from the coding sequence ATGTCGCTGAGCTATCTTCAAACCTCACTTGATAAGCTGGATGCCGCGTCCCGCGACGATGTCATCGAGATTTGCATCAACCCCGACGGCACCTGCTGGGGTGAATTCCAAGGCGATCACTTCATGCGTTTGCTGGATCAGCGGCTGTCGGAGACTGTCGTCAAAGATCTGGGCAATCAGATTGCCTCCAGCGCAAACACCACCATGAGCAAAGACAGGCCCATCGTATCGGTCTCGATTGCCTACAAAGACCGCCCGATCCGCGCGCAGGTCATCACGCCACCTGCTGTCATGTCGGCCATGTCGATCAGCTTGCGGTTCTTCTCAAGCCTTTCTCTCGATAAAATTGAGCTGTCGTTTCTGTTTGGCAAAGAGCGCAAACTCGAAGAATTACGGCAAGAGAAAACCCAACAACTGCGCGCAGTCGTGGTATCCGGCGTGATCGACGACGCGCTGGCCTTTTGCGTTGAGAATAGGCTCAACATGATCGTCTCGGGTGGTACGTCAACAGGCAAGACCGTGGCCGCCCGCAAGATACTTTCGCATGTCGGCGCTGAGGAGCGGATTATCACCATCGAGGAGGCCGCCGAGCTTCTGCCCGCGCAACCTAACGTGGTGACGCTGATCGCCAACCGCGATGCAGAGTTCCAAACGGCAGACGTTCTTCTCACTGCGACGCTGCGCATGCGGCCGGATCGTATCATTCTCGGCGAGGTGCGCGGCAAAGAGGCCATGACCTTCTTGGAAGCCATTAACACGGGTCACGGCGGATCAATGACCACGCTCCATGCCGAAACCCCGCAACTGGCGGTGCAGCGATTGGCGATCGCCGCCCTCAAAACAGAAATCCCGATGACCTATGCGGACATGGTTCGATACATCGAAAATTCCATCGACGTGATTATCCAGACCGGGCGTCACAACGGCGCGCGCGGCATCACCGAATTTTACCTCCCCAGCATGGAACAGATTGGAGCATCAGCATGA